The stretch of DNA TGGTGTGCTATGTCGTAGACCGAGTCCTCGGGAACCACTTTCCAGGCGAGTCCCATCTTGAGCGCTTCGCCCGCGTCGAATACCTCCCCCAAGAGCATCAGTTCCCGGGTCTTCACAAGTCCTATCGTCTTTGGCAGCAGGTAGGTTACCCCGCCGGTCGGAAACATTCCCCACTTCAGTTCCGGAAAGAAACAACGCGTCGTGTCGGCAAAAACCGCGAGATCGCAATTGATTGCCCACTCGAGTCCGCCGCCGACTGCCCAACCGTGGATTGCGCCGATCACGGTTGTTTCCCCGAGCACGATTCGACGGGTGACATCCTGGATAGACTCAATGAAGGCCAACGCGTCCTGTTCGCTTCGCGCCTGACTGTCGAAATCCTTCAGATCATCGCCTGAGCAAAACGAGCGTCCAGCCCCGCGCAATACGATTGCGCCGATGTTGTGGTCGGCATTCGCCTCGTCAAGTGCCAGACACAGCTCACTGAGCATTTGGGAGTTCATGGCGTTCAATCGCAGCGGACGATTCAAGGTGATGGTTCGGACGTTGTCTTTCGTATTCGACAATACAGTATTGCTCATATCAATCTACTCCCGGATTACTCGTTTTGTCTTGCCCTCGGTTCGGGGAAATGATCTTGCTGGAAAAAGCTCAACCTGTGCTGAGGCCCGTACCGTTTGCCTGATCTTGTGTTCGATTGTTTCCGCCAGATCCGCGGTCGCGGTTGTCTGTGCCGCCAGTTCGGCCTCGACACGCAGTCGGTCATAGGGACCTTTGCCGCGCAAGCGGATACGAAACTCACCTGACAGTTCGGGAATGCTGTTGATGACCCCGCGTACAGCAGTCGGGTAGACGTTGACGCCTCGGACAATGATCATGTCGTCGCTGCGCCCGAGTACACGAAAACGCGGTGTGGTACGACCGCATCGGCAAGTATCTGTACCGGTGATCGTCACCATATCGTTGGTCCGAAAGCGCACCAGAGGCTGTGCCTGACGCATCAGGTGCGTGAGTACAAGCTCGCCGGTCTCACCTGTTTCGAAAGGAATCACCGAAAGTGATTGCGGACAGATCAGTTCCGCAAACAGAACATCGTGCCCGAGAAGATGAAGGTCGTTGCTGTGTTCACATTGTCCGGCAAAGTTACTGAAAGCGTCAGCCATCCCGTAGTTTGAGTTTCGCACTGCGTAGCCCCAGGTCTCCTCGAGCCTGTTTCGAAAAGCCTCACTGTCGAGTCCCGCCTCGCCGCCGAAAAGGCCGATCCTCAACCCGAGATCCCTGGGAGTGAGGTTCTCAAAATGATCGCTGATCGTCTGTTCCAGCACTGCAGGATATGAAGGAGTTGAGTGAATGGCGGCGACATCAAGGTCCGCAATCGTCCTGATCAGGTGTCGACTGTCGCCGACTCCGAAGGGAATCACGGTTGCTCCGGCAGCTTCCAGCGAAAGGTGATCTGTAACGCCACCCATCCACATCTGATAGTTCAGGCAATGGATTACCATGTCTGCGGGCTTCAGCCCG from Acidiferrobacterales bacterium encodes:
- a CDS encoding enoyl-CoA hydratase/isomerase family protein — encoded protein: MSNTVLSNTKDNVRTITLNRPLRLNAMNSQMLSELCLALDEANADHNIGAIVLRGAGRSFCSGDDLKDFDSQARSEQDALAFIESIQDVTRRIVLGETTVIGAIHGWAVGGGLEWAINCDLAVFADTTRCFFPELKWGMFPTGGVTYLLPKTIGLVKTRELMLLGEVFDAGEALKMGLAWKVVPEDSVYDIAHQAAQRIAALPRNAVTDLKKVLNQVNADALELAIKLETEATVRGFLDPETHNRLREFID